Proteins found in one Rhodobacter capsulatus SB 1003 genomic segment:
- a CDS encoding GNAT family N-acetyltransferase, producing MTAAVILRELAGVAELQQAERFQVEVWGEGERPDNSDIMLALQHEGALVAGAFAGDQMLGFLFGFPSATPGVQHSHRLAVSQKARGLGLGARLKWFQRDWCLARGITLVRWTYDPLRAINAGLNIAVLGATAREYLPDYYGPMPGINAGLPSDRVMAVWQLDAPQVVARAAGQSPTLPPAAATAGIPADIDALLQADPDRALAERMRLRAALQEAFAAGLAITGFDRQSCRYLLDRPAAAA from the coding sequence GTGACCGCCGCGGTGATCCTGCGCGAGCTTGCGGGCGTTGCGGAACTGCAGCAGGCCGAACGCTTTCAGGTCGAGGTCTGGGGCGAGGGCGAGCGGCCCGACAACAGCGACATCATGCTGGCGCTGCAGCACGAAGGCGCGCTGGTGGCCGGGGCCTTCGCGGGCGATCAGATGCTGGGGTTTCTCTTCGGTTTCCCCTCGGCCACGCCGGGGGTGCAGCATTCGCACCGGCTGGCGGTGTCGCAAAAGGCGCGCGGGCTGGGCCTTGGCGCGCGGCTGAAATGGTTCCAGCGCGACTGGTGTCTGGCGCGCGGCATCACGCTGGTGCGCTGGACCTATGATCCCCTGCGCGCGATCAATGCCGGGCTGAACATCGCCGTTCTGGGGGCGACGGCGCGGGAGTATCTGCCCGATTATTACGGCCCGATGCCCGGCATCAATGCCGGTCTGCCCTCGGACCGGGTGATGGCGGTCTGGCAGCTGGACGCGCCGCAGGTCGTCGCCCGGGCCGCGGGCCAGTCCCCGACCTTGCCGCCCGCCGCGGCCACAGCCGGGATCCCGGCCGATATCGATGCGCTCTTGCAGGCCGATCCCGACCGCGCCCTGGCCGAGCGGATGCGCCTGCGCGCCGCGCTGCAGGAGGCCTTCGCCGCCGGTCTGGCGATCACCGGCTTCGACCGCCAGAGCTGCCGCTATCTGCTCGACCGGCCTGCGGCGGCCGCTTAA
- a CDS encoding molybdopterin molybdotransferase MoeA has translation MPALDHPASAMLDLDSARRLACGLVAPIGDSETLDLAQAAGRTSATSLRAEIALPRAARSAMDGFALRTADLAAALTLPVAGTVAAGMQAPPLPDGAALRIFTGAQIPAGADAVVPVEEVTETGAEVQLTAAPAPGSHIRAVGSEQPLGGLLLRRGTRIRAHHIGLLASNGVAEVAVVRRPRLAILSTGDELHRPGAEAASRDTMPDVNRPMLIALAQGAGAEVDDHGILPDDAEATVAKFASLQGRYDLIVTTGAVSMGGRDHLRPALIAAGGQIDGWKVALKPGKPVMFGRLGNAAVTGLPGNPFSAMVGFTLFVSAQIARLKGAVPAPLFHCAGRAGFDWTRKPDRAEIFPIRLGNREIDGLPVVHRLGEGTSATLFPLAEADGLGFVPAETARVSVGTPICWQTFEAGAR, from the coding sequence ATGCCCGCACTCGATCACCCGGCATCCGCGATGCTCGACCTCGATTCCGCCCGCCGTCTGGCCTGCGGTCTGGTCGCGCCCATCGGCGACAGCGAAACCCTCGATCTGGCGCAGGCGGCCGGGCGCACCTCTGCCACCAGCCTGCGCGCCGAGATCGCCCTGCCCCGCGCCGCCCGCTCGGCGATGGACGGCTTTGCGCTGCGCACCGCCGATCTGGCCGCCGCTCTGACGCTGCCCGTCGCGGGCACGGTCGCGGCCGGGATGCAGGCGCCGCCCCTGCCCGACGGCGCCGCGCTGCGCATTTTCACCGGGGCGCAGATCCCCGCGGGCGCCGATGCCGTCGTGCCGGTCGAAGAGGTGACCGAGACCGGCGCCGAGGTGCAGCTGACCGCCGCCCCCGCGCCGGGGTCGCATATCCGCGCCGTGGGGTCGGAACAGCCGCTGGGCGGGCTTTTGCTGCGCCGCGGCACCCGGATCCGGGCGCATCACATCGGCCTTCTGGCCTCGAACGGCGTGGCCGAGGTCGCGGTGGTGCGCCGTCCGCGGCTGGCGATCCTCTCGACCGGCGACGAGCTGCACCGGCCGGGGGCCGAAGCGGCGTCACGGGACACGATGCCCGATGTGAACCGGCCGATGCTGATCGCGCTGGCGCAGGGCGCCGGGGCGGAGGTCGACGATCACGGCATCCTGCCCGACGATGCCGAGGCGACCGTGGCGAAATTCGCCAGCCTGCAGGGGCGCTATGATCTGATCGTGACGACGGGCGCGGTGTCGATGGGCGGGCGCGATCACCTGCGCCCGGCCCTGATCGCGGCGGGCGGGCAGATCGACGGCTGGAAAGTGGCGCTCAAACCCGGCAAGCCGGTGATGTTCGGCCGTCTGGGCAATGCCGCGGTGACCGGCCTGCCGGGCAATCCGTTCTCGGCGATGGTCGGGTTCACGCTCTTCGTCTCGGCGCAGATCGCCCGGCTGAAGGGGGCGGTTCCGGCGCCGCTGTTCCACTGTGCCGGGCGGGCCGGCTTCGACTGGACCCGCAAGCCGGACCGGGCCGAGATCTTCCCGATCCGGCTGGGCAACCGGGAAATCGACGGCCTGCCGGTGGTGCACCGTCTGGGCGAGGGCACCTCGGCCACGCTTTTCCCGCTGGCCGAGGCCGATGGTCTGGGCTTCGTCCCGGCCGAGACCGCCCGGGTCAGCGTCGGCACGCCGATCTGTTGGCAGACCTTCGAGGCCGGGGCGCGCTGA
- a CDS encoding ABC transporter substrate-binding protein: MTLRSKLLACTLALVAMTGAAQAEKLRLGTEGAYPPFNFVQPDGTIAGFDLDIGLELCKRIGADCEVVAQDWDGIIPGLIAQKYDFIIASMFITEERKQQVAFTNPYYMAAMTHVVPKESELTEFSNETLSGKVVGAQSGTTQADYAVKMYPDADVRLYPTQDEASLDMASGRLDVMVGDMLPLLDFVEKSEDGKCCKLAGAPITDPAFVGEGVGIAVRQEDNALRERLNKALDEIRADGTYKKINDKYFSIDIYSMK; this comes from the coding sequence ATGACACTGCGTTCGAAACTTCTGGCCTGCACGCTGGCCCTTGTCGCGATGACGGGCGCCGCGCAGGCCGAGAAACTGCGTCTGGGCACCGAGGGCGCCTATCCGCCCTTCAACTTCGTGCAGCCCGACGGCACGATCGCGGGCTTCGATCTCGATATCGGGCTGGAGCTGTGCAAGCGCATCGGCGCCGACTGCGAGGTGGTGGCGCAGGATTGGGACGGCATCATCCCCGGCCTGATCGCGCAGAAATACGATTTCATCATCGCCTCGATGTTCATCACCGAGGAACGCAAGCAGCAGGTGGCCTTCACCAACCCCTATTACATGGCGGCGATGACCCATGTCGTTCCGAAAGAGTCCGAACTGACCGAATTTTCGAACGAGACCCTGTCGGGCAAGGTCGTCGGCGCGCAATCGGGCACGACGCAGGCGGATTATGCGGTGAAGATGTATCCCGATGCCGATGTGCGGCTGTATCCGACCCAGGACGAGGCAAGCCTCGACATGGCCTCGGGGCGGCTTGACGTGATGGTGGGCGACATGCTGCCGCTGCTTGATTTCGTCGAGAAATCCGAAGACGGCAAATGCTGCAAGCTGGCCGGTGCGCCGATCACCGATCCGGCCTTTGTCGGCGAGGGCGTGGGCATTGCCGTCCGGCAGGAGGACAACGCGCTGCGCGAGCGTCTGAACAAGGCCCTGGACGAGATCCGCGCCGATGGCACCTACAAGAAAATCAACGACAAATACTTCTCGATCGACATCTATTCGATGAAGTGA
- the menC gene encoding o-succinylbenzoate synthase, whose amino-acid sequence MTQAFAGLTIDSAELRVVNLPLITPFTVSNQTLTDKTFPLLTLRADGVEGYGEGVMDPYPDYLEETLPGALAFLRDLILPQIVGKRIGNPAELTALLAPWRGHKMSKALVELAFWDLWTKALNLPLCAALGGLRDAVPVGVSLGITPIERTLERIAEAEAAGYKRIKLKVAQGHDLKLLEAVRREFPAVKLTVDANTAYGLADLATLRAMDRFDLDYIEQPLAVDDIHDHALVQREIATAICLDESIRTPVDCRKALAAGAARVINIKVGRVGGYSAAKAIHDVSEAFGAPVWCGGMLESGIGRAHNIHLATLPNFTKPGDTSSASRYFHRDIIAEPLEATGGLMPVPGNGAGIGVTLDRPFLNTVTRSTEEFRP is encoded by the coding sequence ATGACCCAAGCCTTTGCCGGGCTGACGATCGACAGCGCCGAGCTGCGCGTCGTCAACCTGCCCCTGATCACCCCTTTCACCGTGTCGAACCAGACCCTGACCGACAAGACCTTTCCGCTGCTGACGCTGCGGGCGGACGGGGTCGAGGGCTATGGCGAGGGGGTGATGGACCCCTATCCCGATTATCTCGAAGAAACCCTGCCCGGGGCGCTGGCCTTCCTGCGCGATCTGATCCTGCCGCAGATCGTCGGCAAGCGGATCGGCAATCCGGCCGAGCTGACGGCGCTGCTCGCCCCCTGGCGCGGGCACAAGATGAGCAAGGCGCTGGTCGAGCTGGCGTTCTGGGATCTTTGGACGAAGGCCCTGAACCTGCCGCTTTGCGCGGCTTTGGGCGGCCTGCGCGACGCCGTGCCGGTGGGGGTGTCGCTCGGCATCACGCCGATCGAGCGCACGCTTGAACGCATCGCCGAGGCCGAGGCCGCGGGCTACAAGCGCATCAAGCTGAAGGTGGCGCAGGGCCATGACCTGAAGCTGCTCGAGGCGGTGCGGCGCGAGTTCCCCGCCGTCAAGCTGACGGTCGATGCGAACACGGCTTACGGTCTGGCCGATCTGGCGACGCTGCGGGCGATGGACCGTTTCGATCTGGATTACATCGAGCAGCCCCTGGCGGTCGATGACATCCACGATCACGCGCTGGTGCAACGCGAAATCGCCACCGCGATCTGTCTCGATGAATCGATCCGCACCCCCGTCGATTGCCGCAAGGCGCTGGCGGCGGGGGCGGCACGGGTGATCAACATCAAGGTCGGCCGGGTCGGCGGCTATAGCGCGGCCAAGGCGATCCATGACGTGTCGGAGGCCTTCGGCGCCCCGGTCTGGTGCGGCGGCATGCTCGAAAGCGGGATCGGCCGGGCGCATAACATCCATCTGGCAACCTTGCCGAATTTCACCAAACCGGGCGACACTTCCTCGGCCAGCCGCTATTTCCACCGCGACATCATCGCCGAACCGCTGGAGGCCACGGGCGGGCTGATGCCGGTTCCGGGGAATGGCGCGGGGATCGGGGTGACACTGGATCGGCCGTTCCTGAACACGGTCACCCGTTCGACCGAGGAGTTTCGCCCGTGA
- a CDS encoding ABC transporter ATP-binding protein: MPPKPATDLVLSAQDIHKSFGAQEVLKGITLGARNHDVISILGTSGSGKSTFLRCLNCLEIPNSGTVAVHGEEIVFRNGRIGDQRQIERLRRHLGMVFQQFNLWTHRTALENVMEGPVQVKRMAKAEARDLAEGLLARVGLADRMHHYPAMLSGGQQQRVAIARALAMEPDVILFDEPTSALDPELVGEVLKVMQDLAAEGRTMIVVTHEMAFARDVSTEVVFLNEGRIAEQGPPDRLFEHPETEVFARFISKTRRDIA; the protein is encoded by the coding sequence ATGCCCCCGAAACCCGCAACCGATCTGGTGCTGAGCGCGCAGGACATCCACAAGAGCTTCGGCGCGCAGGAGGTGCTCAAGGGCATCACCCTGGGCGCGCGCAACCATGACGTGATCTCGATCCTCGGCACCTCGGGCTCGGGCAAGTCGACCTTTCTGCGTTGCCTGAACTGTCTGGAAATTCCGAACAGCGGCACCGTCGCCGTCCATGGCGAGGAAATCGTCTTTCGCAACGGCCGCATCGGCGATCAGCGCCAGATCGAGCGGTTGCGCCGCCATCTGGGCATGGTGTTCCAGCAGTTCAACCTCTGGACCCATCGCACGGCGCTGGAAAACGTGATGGAAGGCCCGGTCCAGGTCAAGCGCATGGCCAAGGCCGAAGCCCGCGATCTGGCCGAGGGGCTTTTGGCCCGCGTCGGTCTGGCCGACCGGATGCATCACTACCCGGCGATGCTGTCGGGCGGGCAGCAGCAGCGCGTGGCGATTGCCCGGGCGCTGGCGATGGAACCCGACGTGATCCTGTTTGACGAGCCCACCTCGGCGCTCGACCCGGAACTGGTGGGCGAGGTCCTCAAGGTGATGCAGGATCTGGCCGCCGAAGGCCGCACGATGATCGTGGTCACCCACGAGATGGCCTTTGCCCGCGACGTCTCGACCGAGGTGGTGTTCCTGAACGAAGGCCGGATCGCCGAACAGGGCCCGCCCGACAGGCTTTTCGAGCACCCCGAAACCGAGGTGTTCGCCCGTTTCATCTCCAAAACCCGCCGAGACATCGCATGA
- a CDS encoding MurR/RpiR family transcriptional regulator, whose translation MRAIAHFMLAQFQDLPFETAATLAAKVQVSEVSIGRFCRAIGYANFKDLKDHLKGDIGDQPWLIKDRLEALRRASDQRDERLSQGLKAEIAGLVGVYELARTEAWARVALRFARARRVLVAGFQTERGLAQYFAAQMQYVRPGVQSVDLSAGNFAEVLAETDAPEDTCLAIFEARRYARQALVLARAAQARGIAVTIFTDRYCSWGADHASEVFSVATEVNQFWDSTAHLALLGNLLINDIFLALGEGAETRLNEIARLYGAFSGHVGNPLTQVAQ comes from the coding sequence ATGCGGGCGATTGCGCATTTCATGCTGGCGCAGTTTCAGGACCTGCCCTTCGAGACGGCGGCGACCCTTGCGGCCAAGGTTCAGGTCAGCGAGGTCAGCATCGGCCGGTTCTGCCGCGCCATCGGCTATGCGAATTTCAAGGATCTGAAGGACCATCTGAAGGGCGACATCGGCGATCAGCCCTGGCTGATCAAGGACCGGCTGGAGGCGCTGCGGCGGGCCTCGGATCAGCGCGACGAACGGCTGTCGCAGGGGCTGAAGGCCGAGATCGCCGGGCTGGTGGGGGTTTACGAACTGGCCCGGACCGAGGCCTGGGCGCGGGTGGCCTTGCGGTTTGCCCGGGCCCGGCGGGTGCTGGTGGCGGGCTTCCAGACCGAGCGCGGCCTGGCGCAATATTTCGCCGCGCAGATGCAATATGTCCGCCCCGGGGTGCAGAGCGTCGATCTTTCGGCGGGCAATTTCGCCGAGGTCCTGGCCGAAACTGACGCGCCCGAGGACACCTGTCTGGCGATTTTCGAGGCGCGTCGTTACGCCCGGCAGGCGCTGGTTCTGGCGCGCGCGGCGCAGGCGCGGGGCATTGCGGTGACGATCTTCACCGACCGCTATTGCAGCTGGGGCGCCGATCACGCCTCCGAGGTTTTCAGCGTGGCGACCGAGGTGAACCAGTTCTGGGATTCGACGGCGCATCTGGCGCTTTTGGGCAACCTTCTGATCAACGACATCTTTCTGGCGCTGGGCGAGGGCGCCGAGACCCGTCTGAACGAAATCGCGCGGCTTTACGGCGCGTTCAGCGGCCATGTCGGCAATCCGCTGACACAGGTCGCGCAATGA
- a CDS encoding ABC transporter permease, whose product MSLIESLSANLPKLLDGLETTLILTGLGAALAAVFSPGLALIRLSGPAPAKVLLRVYISFMRGTPLLAQLFLVFYGSGQFRAELTTLGLWSFFRDPFNCAVLVFVLNSCAYQTEILRGGLQAVPPGEIEAARAIGMTRAQVLARVTFPHAYRIAWPALGNEVILLMKASALASIVTVFDLMGRTRQIFSRSFEFSVYFEAAVLYLLITVLFVFLWRQIERRLTRPMRRTQGN is encoded by the coding sequence ATGAGCCTGATCGAAAGCCTCTCCGCCAATCTGCCGAAACTGCTCGACGGCCTGGAAACGACGCTGATCCTGACCGGCCTTGGCGCCGCGCTGGCGGCCGTCTTCTCGCCCGGCCTGGCGCTGATCCGTCTCTCCGGCCCCGCCCCGGCCAAGGTGCTCTTGCGGGTCTATATCTCCTTCATGCGCGGCACGCCCCTGCTGGCGCAGCTGTTTCTGGTCTTCTACGGCTCGGGGCAATTCCGCGCCGAGCTGACCACGCTGGGCCTGTGGTCGTTCTTTCGCGATCCGTTCAACTGCGCCGTGCTGGTTTTCGTGCTGAATTCCTGCGCCTATCAGACCGAAATCCTGCGCGGCGGCTTGCAGGCCGTGCCGCCCGGAGAGATCGAGGCCGCCCGCGCCATCGGCATGACCCGGGCGCAGGTGCTGGCCCGCGTCACCTTTCCCCATGCCTATCGCATCGCCTGGCCGGCTTTGGGCAACGAGGTGATCTTGCTGATGAAAGCCTCGGCGCTCGCCTCGATCGTCACCGTCTTCGACCTGATGGGACGGACGCGGCAGATCTTTTCGCGCAGTTTCGAATTTTCCGTCTATTTCGAAGCCGCCGTGCTTTACCTGCTGATCACCGTCCTTTTCGTCTTTTTGTGGCGGCAGATCGAACGCCGCCTGACCCGCCCGATGCGCCGCACGCAAGGAAACTGA
- a CDS encoding ABC transporter permease yields the protein MMETLFSYGPQGWGDELLAGLGVTLQLAAATLPLGLLLGFFVAALSLSRRPGLRAMGWGYTTVMRGMPEILTLFIVYNGLGLGLNRLLDAFAPQFGAVDFPPFAAGVIALALVFAAFAAEVLRGAFQSVPEGQVLAGLAIGMTGRQVFWRIKLPQLWRFALPGMGNLWLNLLKDTALVSVIALDDLMRATKVAVGVTKQPFTFYLAACLIYWALCLGSELVLARLEARANRGLRRV from the coding sequence ATGATGGAAACGCTGTTCTCATATGGCCCCCAAGGCTGGGGCGACGAACTCCTCGCGGGGCTCGGGGTGACGCTGCAACTTGCGGCGGCCACCCTTCCCTTGGGGCTTTTGCTGGGCTTTTTCGTGGCGGCGCTCTCGCTTTCGCGCCGCCCCGGGCTGCGGGCGATGGGCTGGGGCTACACGACGGTGATGCGCGGGATGCCGGAAATCCTGACGCTGTTCATCGTCTACAACGGGCTGGGGCTGGGGCTGAACCGGCTTCTGGATGCCTTTGCGCCGCAGTTTGGCGCGGTCGATTTCCCGCCCTTCGCGGCGGGTGTCATCGCGCTCGCCCTCGTCTTTGCCGCCTTCGCCGCCGAGGTGCTGCGCGGCGCCTTTCAATCCGTGCCCGAGGGGCAGGTGCTGGCGGGCCTTGCCATCGGCATGACCGGGCGGCAGGTGTTCTGGCGCATCAAGCTGCCGCAATTGTGGCGCTTTGCCCTGCCGGGCATGGGCAATCTCTGGCTCAACCTGCTGAAAGATACGGCACTTGTCTCGGTCATCGCGCTCGATGATCTGATGCGGGCGACCAAGGTCGCGGTCGGCGTGACGAAACAGCCCTTCACCTTTTATCTGGCCGCCTGCCTGATCTATTGGGCGCTTTGCCTTGGCTCGGAATTGGTGCTGGCGCGGCTTGAGGCGCGGGCGAACCGCGGCCTGCGGAGGGTCTGA